GTCGCGCACCCCCCCGGCGGCTGCGCTGGCCGACTGGCGCGCCTGCGACGCCTTCGACCGCATGGACGCATTGTCGGAGGTGCGCGCCCCGGCGCTGGTGATCGCGGGCGAGGACGACGCGCTCACGCCGCCGAAGTTCCACGCGTTCCTCGCCGAGCGGCTGCCGCGGGCGCAGCTCGAGCGGATCGCGGGCGCGGGACACATGCTGCCCTGGTCGCACACGGAGCGGCTCGCGCGGATGCTGCGAACGTGGGCTGCGGGCGTGACCTGATCGCGGAAGAGGGGTAGAACCGCGCTGATGAAGGTTCGCGACCGGATCTTGGTGATCACCGACCTGTTCCTCGGCGCGCTGTGGGCCGACGAGGAGTTCACCGAGGACGAGCAGCGGGCGGTGCGCAAGCTGCTCGCCGACTTGATGCTCTGCACCCCCGACGACCTGCCGACGAACGTCGAGGATCGCATCGCGGGCTTCGACCCGCTGACGTTCGACCTCGAGGGCGCCACCAAGGACTTCGAGGCCGATCCCCCCATGGCGAAGCGTCGCCTGCTCGAGCTCGTGGGCAAGATGGTCGACGCGGACGGCGTGATGGACATGAAGGAGGACGAGTACCTCCGCCGTCTCGCGAAGTGCCTGGACATGGACTACGACGAGTACTCCGATCTCGTGCTCGACTACGAGATCGAGGAGCTCCGCGAGAGCTTCGAGGCGCTGCGGACGCCGCCTCCCCCGATGGTCGCGAGCGACGGTCG
The Sandaracinaceae bacterium genome window above contains:
- a CDS encoding TerB family tellurite resistance protein, yielding MKVRDRILVITDLFLGALWADEEFTEDEQRAVRKLLADLMLCTPDDLPTNVEDRIAGFDPLTFDLEGATKDFEADPPMAKRRLLELVGKMVDADGVMDMKEDEYLRRLAKCLDMDYDEYSDLVLDYEIEELRESFEALRTPPPPMVASDGRSSRPPPPPIVDEIAAPNVGVGALPPPPPLVDRDDE